One genomic region from Ornithinimicrobium flavum encodes:
- the steA gene encoding putative cytokinetic ring protein SteA has translation MSPPRRRDRQPDLAAPVTGRVRVDPRTKKLTGRLRPGEIAVIDHEDLDQVSAHALAACQPAAVVNAAPSTSGAYPNMGPQILVDAGIPVLDRVGAEVMELVEGSTGTVTGSELWVDGRLVTSGTRLTPDLVAAQHDAARSNLSSQIEAFSHNTMDYLRQERALLLDGIGVPELRTSFAGRYALVVVRGYHYKEDLQTLRPFLREARPVLIGVDGGADALLELGYRPDLIVGDMDSVSDAALRSGAELVVHAYRDGRAPGLDRVQELGIQDAVVLPAPGTSEDIAMLVADELGAELIVAVGTHDTLVEFLDKGRQGMASTFLTRLRVGSKLVDAKGVSLLYRSRISTWSVVWLALAGLFAVLAALGATPGGRALFGVVAVRWDDAWAWIEGLF, from the coding sequence GTGAGCCCACCTCGTCGCCGGGACCGCCAGCCGGACCTGGCCGCCCCGGTCACCGGCAGGGTGCGGGTGGACCCCCGCACCAAGAAGCTCACCGGCCGACTGCGGCCCGGTGAGATCGCCGTCATCGACCACGAGGACCTCGACCAGGTCAGCGCGCACGCGCTTGCGGCCTGCCAGCCGGCCGCGGTGGTCAACGCCGCCCCGTCCACGAGCGGGGCCTACCCCAACATGGGTCCCCAGATCCTCGTGGACGCGGGCATCCCGGTGCTGGACCGGGTCGGGGCCGAGGTGATGGAGCTGGTGGAGGGCTCGACCGGGACGGTCACCGGCAGCGAGCTGTGGGTCGACGGGCGTCTGGTGACGAGCGGGACGCGTCTGACGCCGGACCTCGTCGCCGCCCAGCACGACGCGGCACGGTCCAACCTGTCCTCCCAGATCGAGGCGTTCTCGCACAACACCATGGATTACCTCCGGCAGGAACGGGCCCTCCTGCTCGACGGGATCGGGGTCCCGGAGCTGCGGACCTCGTTCGCCGGCCGCTACGCCCTCGTCGTGGTGCGGGGCTACCACTACAAGGAGGACCTGCAGACCCTGCGGCCGTTCCTGCGGGAGGCCCGGCCGGTGCTCATCGGGGTGGACGGTGGCGCGGACGCCCTGCTGGAGCTCGGCTACCGGCCCGACCTCATCGTGGGTGACATGGACTCCGTCTCCGACGCGGCGTTGCGCAGCGGCGCCGAGCTGGTCGTGCACGCCTACCGTGACGGACGGGCCCCGGGACTCGACCGGGTGCAGGAGCTGGGCATCCAGGACGCCGTCGTCCTGCCCGCCCCCGGGACGAGCGAGGACATCGCGATGCTGGTCGCGGACGAGCTGGGGGCCGAGCTCATCGTCGCCGTCGGCACCCACGACACGCTGGTGGAGTTCCTCGACAAGGGACGTCAGGGGATGGCCAGCACCTTCCTCACGCGGCTGCGGGTCGGGAGCAAGCTCGTGGACGCCAAGGGCGTCAGCCTGCTCTACCGGTCCAGGATCTCGACCTGGTCCGTGGTGTGGCTCGCGCTGGCGGGCCTGTTCGCCGTCCTCGCCGCGCTGGGCGCGACCCCGGGAGGTCGGGCCCTCTTCGGCGTCGTGGCCGTACGATGGGACGATGCCTGGGCCTGGATCGAGGGGCTGTTCTGA
- the recN gene encoding DNA repair protein RecN has translation MTLRRIRIQGLGVIDDAELDLSDGLNVITGETGAGKTMVVSGLGLLLGDRADAGLVRAGSGRAVVEGEVDVPADHPASLRVAEAGGDVDDGLILVRTVAAEGRSRASVGGRSAPVSVLTDVGRHLVAVHGQADQWRLRDAEQHRVLLDAAGGEEVADALAAYQQVWARWQGARERLEGLTRSSAERSVRVAALRTALEEIEAVAPVEGEEDELRAEAVRLSHAEELRAGAQTAHDALAGDDLDDQPSVSGLLAAAMAGLGPAAEHDPELAGLRTRTEELAYLTSDLASDLASYAGGVEVDPARLETVQTRRAALGGLLRRYGPGTADVLHFAEEAAGELAGIDLSDEQLEDLRTEVAELRRAVGRAGAALTAARSRVGQRVGARVSEELAHLAMGSATVTVDVSPRLAPDEEPGVEATSGTVPLEGGRLARPASHGLDLVEIRLAANPGAPARSVTRAASGGELSRVMLALELVCGAGTGSVPTYVFDEVDAGVGGAAALDLGARLARLARHSQVVVVTHLGQVAAHADRHLVVRKSTDGQVTRSGVVAVEGSEREAELARMLGGVAESDAAREHARELLARRTTGSGP, from the coding sequence GTGACCCTGCGACGCATCCGGATCCAGGGGCTCGGAGTCATCGACGACGCCGAGCTGGACCTGAGCGACGGCCTGAACGTCATCACCGGGGAGACGGGGGCCGGGAAGACCATGGTCGTCAGCGGGCTGGGCCTGCTGCTGGGTGACCGTGCCGACGCCGGGCTGGTCCGCGCCGGCTCGGGGCGCGCGGTGGTGGAGGGCGAGGTGGACGTCCCCGCCGACCACCCGGCCTCCCTGCGCGTCGCCGAGGCCGGAGGTGATGTCGACGACGGTCTCATCCTGGTCCGCACCGTCGCCGCCGAGGGGCGGTCGAGGGCGTCCGTCGGAGGACGCAGCGCCCCTGTCTCGGTGCTGACCGACGTCGGCAGGCACCTCGTGGCGGTCCACGGTCAGGCCGACCAGTGGCGGTTGCGGGACGCCGAGCAGCACCGCGTCCTGCTCGACGCCGCCGGGGGCGAGGAGGTGGCCGACGCCCTGGCCGCCTACCAGCAGGTGTGGGCGCGGTGGCAGGGCGCCCGGGAGCGGTTGGAGGGCCTGACCCGGTCCTCCGCCGAGCGGTCGGTGAGGGTCGCCGCGCTGCGGACCGCGCTGGAGGAGATCGAGGCGGTCGCCCCCGTCGAGGGGGAGGAGGACGAGCTGAGAGCCGAGGCGGTGCGGCTGTCCCACGCCGAGGAGCTGCGGGCCGGTGCCCAGACGGCGCACGACGCCCTCGCCGGGGACGACCTGGACGACCAGCCGTCCGTCAGCGGACTGCTCGCCGCCGCGATGGCCGGCCTCGGGCCTGCCGCCGAGCACGACCCGGAGCTGGCCGGGCTGCGGACCCGGACGGAGGAGCTCGCCTACCTCACCTCCGACCTGGCCTCCGACCTGGCGTCCTACGCCGGTGGGGTCGAGGTCGACCCGGCGCGGCTCGAGACGGTCCAGACGCGTCGCGCGGCGCTGGGCGGGCTGCTGCGGCGGTACGGCCCCGGGACCGCGGACGTCCTGCACTTCGCCGAGGAGGCGGCGGGGGAGCTCGCCGGCATCGACCTGTCCGACGAGCAGCTGGAGGATCTGCGCACCGAGGTCGCGGAGCTGCGCCGTGCGGTCGGGCGCGCCGGTGCCGCCCTCACCGCCGCGCGGTCCCGGGTGGGTCAGCGGGTCGGTGCGAGGGTCAGCGAGGAGCTGGCCCACCTGGCCATGGGCTCGGCCACCGTGACCGTGGACGTCTCCCCGCGCTTGGCGCCGGACGAGGAGCCCGGCGTCGAGGCGACGAGCGGCACCGTCCCCCTGGAGGGCGGGCGGCTGGCCCGGCCCGCGAGCCACGGCCTCGACCTGGTCGAGATCCGGCTGGCCGCCAACCCCGGTGCGCCCGCGCGGTCGGTCACCCGCGCGGCGTCGGGGGGAGAGCTGTCCCGGGTGATGCTGGCGCTGGAGCTGGTCTGCGGTGCGGGGACCGGTTCGGTCCCCACCTACGTCTTCGACGAGGTCGATGCCGGGGTCGGTGGCGCGGCGGCGCTGGACCTGGGTGCCCGGCTGGCGCGCCTGGCCCGGCACAGCCAGGTCGTGGTGGTCACCCACCTCGGCCAGGTGGCCGCTCACGCCGACCGGCACCTGGTCGTCCGCAAGAGCACCGACGGCCAGGTGACGCGCAGCGGCGTGGTGGCGGTCGAGGGCTCCGAGCGGGAGGCCGAGCTGGCCCGGATGCTGGGTGGCGTCGCCGAGTCCGACGCCGCCCGGGAGCACGCGCGTGAGCTGCTGGCCCGTCGCACCACGGGGAGCGGGCCGTGA
- a CDS encoding NAD kinase produces MSDRRLDHEVVARGLAPSRSQAQQLIRSGLVTVDGVVVLKPSLPVGHDDDVALVPAEGSPGADDPGAAAWILRGWVGRGALKLEHALEVWGRAGLTVAGARCLDVGASTGGFTQVLLEHGADHVVALDVGRDQLHTRLREDPRVTDLSRTSVRDVVPGDLGGPFDVVVADLSFISLSSSCPLSPRSRRSAGTSWCWSSRSSRWGEAPSGGRGRAVADGTCRGAGAAGRGGPGCGADPGRPGAVPGHRQQRQHRVPLVVAGLSGRHDGLWPATRRACGPSPGAARTGGAMSRRVMLVTHPTRPEAVELAQTLGERLAAHGVGVEIVPEAEPTRMLAGQDTSPGAGTSSTTVKSPIPAHVDASGCELVVVFGGDGTILRGAEVARPAGIPLLGVNLGRVGFLAEAERDDVDHIVARIVRGDYRVERRMTLEVDVLNEGRVVGSNWALNEASVEKSARERMLELAVEVDGRPLSTWGCDGVVISTPTGSTAYAFSGGGPVVWPDVEALLLVPISAHALFARPVVLGPDTHLAVEVVPHSHVTGVMWCDGRRTIELPPGARVEVRRSDTPVLIARLSDDPFTDRLVHKFALPVTGWRGPAATRPAVAGA; encoded by the coding sequence GTGAGCGATCGACGACTGGACCACGAGGTGGTGGCTCGCGGCCTGGCCCCCAGCCGCAGCCAGGCTCAGCAGCTGATCCGCTCGGGCCTGGTCACGGTCGACGGGGTCGTGGTCCTCAAGCCGTCCCTGCCGGTCGGCCACGACGACGACGTCGCGCTCGTCCCCGCGGAGGGGTCACCGGGCGCGGACGACCCCGGCGCCGCAGCCTGGATCCTGCGGGGCTGGGTCGGCCGGGGTGCGCTCAAGCTGGAGCACGCCCTCGAGGTATGGGGCCGCGCGGGGCTCACGGTGGCAGGGGCCCGGTGCCTGGACGTGGGGGCGTCGACGGGCGGGTTCACGCAGGTGCTCCTGGAGCACGGCGCCGACCACGTCGTGGCGTTGGACGTCGGCCGGGACCAGCTGCATACCCGGCTCCGTGAGGACCCTCGGGTGACCGACCTGTCTCGGACGTCGGTCCGGGACGTGGTGCCGGGGGACCTCGGCGGACCCTTCGACGTGGTGGTGGCCGACCTGTCCTTCATCTCCCTCTCCTCGTCCTGCCCGCTCTCGCCGCGCTCACGGCGGTCGGCGGGCACGTCGTGGTGCTGGTCAAGCCGCAGTTCGAGGTGGGGCGAGGCTCCCTCGGGCGGGCGGGGTCGTGCGGTCGCGGACGGGACGTGCCGAGGTGCTGGAGCGGCTGGACGCGGAGGCCCGGGCTGCGGGGCTGACCCCGGTCGACCTGGAGCGGTCCCCGGTCACCGGCAGCAGCGGCAACATCGAGTACCTCTGGTGGTTGCGGGTCTGTCCGGACGGCATGATGGACTGTGGCCGGCCACCCGACGAGCTTGCGGCCCGTCGCCGGGAGCTGCGAGGACAGGAGGAGCCATGAGCCGTCGAGTGATGCTCGTCACCCACCCGACGCGCCCCGAGGCGGTGGAGCTCGCGCAGACCCTGGGGGAGCGGCTGGCCGCCCACGGCGTCGGGGTGGAGATCGTGCCGGAGGCCGAGCCCACCAGGATGCTCGCCGGCCAGGACACCTCCCCGGGGGCGGGGACGTCCTCCACCACCGTGAAGAGCCCGATCCCGGCCCACGTGGACGCCAGCGGGTGCGAGCTGGTCGTGGTCTTCGGCGGTGACGGGACCATCCTGCGCGGGGCCGAGGTCGCCCGCCCGGCCGGGATCCCCCTGCTGGGCGTCAACCTGGGTCGCGTGGGGTTCCTCGCCGAGGCGGAGCGGGACGACGTGGACCACATCGTCGCGCGGATCGTCCGGGGGGACTACCGGGTCGAGCGTCGGATGACCCTTGAGGTCGACGTGCTCAACGAGGGGCGGGTCGTGGGGTCCAACTGGGCCCTCAACGAGGCCAGCGTCGAGAAGTCGGCGCGCGAGCGCATGCTCGAGCTGGCGGTGGAGGTCGACGGTCGGCCGCTGTCCACCTGGGGCTGCGACGGGGTCGTCATCTCCACCCCCACCGGCTCGACCGCCTACGCCTTCTCCGGCGGGGGCCCGGTCGTGTGGCCGGACGTCGAAGCCCTGCTCCTCGTCCCCATCTCCGCGCACGCGCTCTTCGCGCGGCCCGTGGTGCTGGGGCCCGACACGCACCTGGCCGTCGAGGTGGTCCCGCACTCCCACGTCACCGGCGTGATGTGGTGCGACGGACGGCGCACCATCGAGCTGCCGCCCGGTGCCCGGGTGGAGGTGCGCCGGTCCGACACCCCCGTCCTCATCGCTCGGCTGAGCGACGACCCGTTCACCGACCGGCTCGTCCACAAGTTCGCCCTGCCGGTCACCGGCTGGCGTGGCCCGGCCGCCACCCGGCCGGCGGTGGCCGGCGCGTGA
- a CDS encoding HAD-IIA family hydrolase: MTIEGLLCDLDGVVYRGSEACPGAVEGLTAARRAGVRVLYMTNNASRPPQAVADHLSDLGLPTSAADVLGASQVAASVLATRKVELDAGDRAGDPGVVLAVGGPGVALALEAVGLPAVLPERTRAAAEGGAPLTVDTVVQGYGAEVTALDLAEAAYAIGAGAAWIATNDDATLPTQRGLAPGNGALVAAVAHATGATPEVVGKPHRAAYDVALQRLGLAPGRCLMIGDRLETDIGGARAAGLRTALVLTGVASREDADAAPEELRPDHVVGTIPELGFLWGDS; this comes from the coding sequence ATGACGATCGAGGGTCTCCTCTGCGACCTGGACGGCGTGGTCTACCGGGGGTCCGAGGCGTGCCCGGGTGCGGTCGAGGGTCTGACCGCCGCTCGTCGCGCCGGTGTCCGAGTCCTCTACATGACCAACAACGCCAGCCGGCCGCCGCAGGCTGTGGCCGACCACCTCAGCGACCTGGGTCTGCCCACGTCCGCCGCCGACGTCCTGGGAGCCTCCCAGGTCGCTGCGTCCGTGCTGGCCACGCGGAAAGTGGAGCTGGACGCCGGGGACCGCGCGGGTGACCCCGGGGTCGTCCTGGCCGTCGGCGGCCCCGGCGTGGCGCTCGCCCTCGAGGCGGTCGGCCTGCCGGCCGTTCTCCCGGAGCGGACGCGGGCGGCGGCCGAGGGCGGGGCGCCGCTGACCGTGGACACGGTCGTCCAGGGATACGGCGCGGAGGTGACGGCCCTGGATCTCGCCGAGGCGGCCTACGCCATCGGGGCGGGCGCGGCCTGGATCGCCACGAACGACGACGCGACCCTGCCCACGCAACGGGGACTCGCCCCGGGGAACGGCGCCCTGGTGGCGGCCGTCGCCCACGCGACCGGGGCGACCCCGGAGGTCGTGGGCAAGCCACACCGTGCGGCCTACGACGTGGCGCTCCAGCGGCTGGGGCTCGCCCCCGGGCGGTGCCTGATGATCGGGGACCGGCTGGAGACGGACATCGGGGGAGCGCGGGCGGCCGGGTTGCGCACGGCTCTCGTCCTGACCGGTGTGGCCTCGCGCGAGGACGCGGACGCCGCCCCGGAGGAGCTGCGACCCGACCACGTGGTGGGGACCATCCCGGAGCTCGGCTTCCTGTGGGGGGACTCGTGA
- a CDS encoding tetratricopeptide repeat protein produces MSRDRDRDRDQDRYRDRPYREPRPRDPEIPEGVDAGGIDRSLRQELRTLSKENAEGVGGHLVMVGRALDAEDFDLALAHAEAASRRAGRVAGVRETLGVVHYRRGEWAKALAEFRTARRLSGTHHLIPLMADAERGLGRPERALELAASPEARTLGADEQVELGIVVAGARADMGQTAAAVLHLRDLLARTRDSDPWLARLRYAYAAALEGDGQSAEARAWFQRAAEADTHGETDAAELLGGEAEPLILDLGDDEDDEVDAPAPPAPHDGDRDGRPSRSSEPEEGAGR; encoded by the coding sequence GTGTCCCGTGACCGTGACCGTGACCGTGACCAGGACCGCTACAGGGACCGCCCCTACCGTGAGCCTCGCCCGCGGGACCCGGAGATCCCTGAAGGCGTCGACGCGGGAGGGATCGACCGCAGCCTGCGTCAGGAGCTGCGCACCCTGAGCAAGGAGAACGCCGAGGGCGTGGGTGGGCATCTGGTCATGGTCGGTCGGGCCCTGGACGCGGAGGACTTCGACCTGGCCCTGGCCCACGCCGAGGCCGCCTCGCGACGGGCGGGCCGGGTGGCCGGCGTGCGCGAGACCCTCGGGGTCGTGCACTACCGGCGCGGGGAGTGGGCCAAGGCCCTGGCGGAGTTCCGGACGGCGCGCCGGCTGTCCGGGACGCACCACCTCATCCCCCTCATGGCGGACGCCGAGCGGGGTCTCGGTCGCCCGGAGCGGGCTCTGGAGCTGGCGGCCTCGCCCGAGGCCAGGACGCTGGGCGCGGATGAGCAGGTCGAGCTGGGGATCGTGGTGGCCGGCGCCCGGGCGGACATGGGTCAGACCGCGGCCGCGGTGCTGCACCTGCGGGACCTGCTGGCGCGGACCAGGGACTCCGACCCCTGGTTGGCCCGCCTGCGCTACGCCTACGCGGCCGCTCTGGAGGGTGACGGGCAGTCGGCCGAGGCCCGTGCCTGGTTCCAGCGTGCCGCCGAGGCCGACACCCATGGTGAGACCGACGCCGCCGAGCTGTTGGGCGGGGAGGCGGAGCCACTCATCCTGGACTTGGGTGACGACGAGGACGACGAGGTCGACGCTCCGGCCCCGCCCGCCCCGCACGACGGCGACCGCGACGGTCGTCCCTCCCGCTCCTCGGAGCCGGAGGAAGGAGCGGGTCGATGA
- the tyrS gene encoding tyrosine--tRNA ligase, producing the protein MTNILDELQWRGLVAQTTDLNALRSALDAGPITLYCGFDPTARSLHFGNLVQLVVLRHFQRAGHRVLALVGGSTGLIGDPRPTSERVLKTPELTAEYVSRIQEQVQPFLSFEGENPALLVNNLDWTAPLSALDFLRDIGKHFRVNQMIRKDAIAARLESQEGISYTEFSYQLLQGMDYLHLYREYGCTLQTGGQDQWGNLTAGVDLIHRAEGGTAHLLTTPLVTDENGEKYGKSAGNAVWLDPEMTSPYAFYQYWINVADSEVGKLLRIFTDRGREEIAALETAAAERPHLREAQRALASDVTTLVHGAAATAQVETASQVLFGRGDPGQLEPGTLRDATGELPGADVAAGTPMLEALVLTGLADSKGAARRLLAEGGVSLNNTKVDDLERVLRADDFLHGQVALLRRGRKSLAAARNPS; encoded by the coding sequence GTGACGAACATTCTCGACGAGCTGCAGTGGCGAGGGCTGGTGGCGCAGACCACCGACCTGAACGCCCTCCGGTCGGCTCTGGACGCAGGCCCGATCACCCTCTACTGCGGCTTCGACCCCACCGCGCGCTCGCTGCACTTCGGCAACCTGGTCCAGCTGGTCGTCCTGCGCCACTTCCAGCGTGCGGGCCACCGGGTGCTCGCCCTGGTCGGGGGGTCGACCGGTCTCATCGGCGATCCGAGACCCACCTCCGAGCGGGTGCTCAAGACGCCCGAGCTCACCGCGGAGTACGTCAGCCGCATCCAGGAGCAGGTGCAGCCCTTCCTGTCCTTCGAGGGGGAGAACCCCGCCCTGCTCGTCAACAACCTCGACTGGACCGCGCCGCTGAGCGCGCTTGACTTCCTGCGGGACATCGGCAAGCACTTCCGCGTCAACCAGATGATCAGGAAGGACGCGATCGCCGCCCGGTTGGAGAGCCAGGAGGGCATCTCCTACACCGAGTTCAGCTACCAGCTCCTGCAGGGCATGGACTACCTCCACCTCTACCGCGAGTACGGCTGCACCCTGCAGACGGGGGGCCAGGACCAGTGGGGCAACCTCACGGCGGGCGTCGACCTCATCCACCGGGCGGAGGGGGGGACCGCGCACCTGCTCACCACGCCCCTGGTCACGGACGAGAACGGCGAGAAGTACGGCAAGTCGGCCGGCAACGCCGTGTGGCTCGACCCGGAGATGACCAGTCCCTACGCCTTCTACCAGTACTGGATCAACGTGGCCGACTCCGAGGTGGGGAAGCTGCTGCGGATCTTCACCGACAGGGGGAGGGAGGAGATCGCCGCCCTCGAGACCGCGGCCGCGGAGCGACCCCACCTGCGGGAGGCGCAGCGCGCGCTCGCGTCGGACGTCACCACCCTGGTGCACGGCGCCGCGGCCACGGCACAGGTGGAGACCGCGAGCCAGGTGCTCTTCGGGCGGGGGGACCCCGGCCAGCTCGAGCCCGGCACGCTGCGGGACGCGACCGGGGAGCTCCCGGGCGCGGACGTGGCCGCCGGCACCCCGATGCTCGAGGCGTTGGTCCTCACGGGCCTGGCGGACAGCAAGGGAGCTGCCCGTCGGCTCCTGGCCGAGGGTGGCGTGAGCCTGAACAACACCAAGGTGGACGACCTGGAGCGAGTCCTGCGTGCCGACGACTTCCTGCACGGTCAGGTGGCCCTGCTGCGGCGGGGGCGCAAGAGCCTCGCCGCGGCCCGAAACCCGTCCTGA
- a CDS encoding DNA-3-methyladenine glycosylase, with the protein MTAPLFEPGTALGRAALEGPVLEVAPRLLGCFLTHDGVTVRLTEVEAYAGTDDPGSHAFRGPTPRTEVMFGPAAHLYVYLSYGMHRCVNIVTGTAGRASAVLLRAGEVVAGVEEARARRLAARRTPVRDRDLARGPGVLTQALALEAAHDGLDLTDAGSPVHLVAGEPLDPGVIRTGPRVGVSGVGGDGSVYPWRFWIEGEETVSAYRPSARRLGRPAPDGGERHTRRHGRTDR; encoded by the coding sequence ATGACTGCCCCGCTCTTCGAACCCGGCACCGCCCTGGGCCGCGCTGCCCTGGAGGGTCCGGTCCTGGAGGTCGCTCCGCGTCTTCTCGGCTGCTTCCTGACCCATGACGGGGTGACGGTCCGCCTCACCGAGGTCGAGGCCTACGCCGGGACCGACGATCCCGGGTCGCACGCCTTTCGCGGGCCTACCCCTCGGACGGAGGTGATGTTCGGCCCGGCTGCGCACCTGTACGTCTACCTGTCCTACGGGATGCACCGCTGCGTCAACATCGTCACCGGCACCGCCGGCCGGGCCTCCGCCGTGCTGCTGCGGGCCGGCGAGGTGGTCGCGGGGGTCGAGGAGGCCCGGGCACGCCGCCTGGCCGCCCGCCGCACACCGGTGCGGGACCGGGACCTCGCACGGGGGCCCGGTGTGTTGACCCAGGCCCTGGCGCTCGAGGCCGCCCACGACGGGCTGGACCTCACCGACGCAGGCTCCCCGGTCCATCTCGTGGCGGGGGAGCCGCTGGACCCCGGTGTGATCCGGACGGGGCCACGGGTCGGCGTCAGCGGGGTGGGCGGGGACGGCTCGGTATACCCCTGGCGGTTCTGGATCGAGGGGGAGGAGACCGTCTCGGCCTACCGGCCGTCGGCACGTAGGCTGGGCCGGCCGGCTCCCGACGGTGGGGAGCGGCATACCCGCAGGCACGGAAGGACCGACCGGTGA
- the argH gene encoding argininosuccinate lyase: MTVSLWGGRFTGGPSDALAALSKSTHFDWRLAPYDLAGSRAHARVLHRARLLSDEHLHLMLEGLGRLLDDVRSGAFTPAETDEDVHTALERGLIERVGPDVGGRLRAGRSRNDQVAAQFRMYLRDQARLLGAKVLDVVRALCEQAERHAGVAMPGRTHLQHAQPVLLAHHLQAHAWALLRDVERLTDWDRRAAVSPYGSGALAGSSLGLDPESVAHDLGMPRAVENSIDGTASRDFAAEFSFVMAMTAVDLSRLAEEVILWATAEFGFVTLDDAYSTGSSIMPQKKNPDVAELARGKAGRLIGDLAGLMATLKGLPLAYNRDLQEDKEPVFDAVDTLEVLLPAVAGMVATLTFHPDRMEALAPQGFSLATDIAEWLVREGVAFRVAHEVAGACVRRCEERGIGLEEMSDEDLAAVSEHLHPGVRSVLTVQGSLASRSALSGTAPVRVTEQRAHLLKEQARLRHWVEDLPVLRS, from the coding sequence ATGACTGTGAGCCTGTGGGGAGGTCGTTTCACCGGCGGCCCCAGCGACGCCCTCGCCGCCCTGAGCAAGAGCACGCACTTCGACTGGCGGCTGGCGCCCTACGACCTGGCGGGCTCCCGTGCCCACGCGCGGGTCCTGCACCGCGCCCGGCTGCTCTCCGACGAGCACCTGCACCTCATGCTGGAAGGGCTGGGGCGGCTGCTGGACGACGTGCGCAGCGGCGCCTTCACCCCCGCCGAGACCGACGAGGACGTCCACACCGCCCTCGAGCGCGGGCTCATCGAGCGCGTCGGCCCGGACGTCGGCGGCCGGTTGCGCGCCGGGCGGTCGCGCAACGACCAGGTCGCCGCCCAGTTCCGGATGTACCTCCGCGACCAGGCACGGCTCCTCGGGGCCAAGGTGCTCGACGTGGTGCGGGCCCTGTGCGAGCAGGCCGAGCGGCACGCGGGGGTCGCCATGCCGGGGCGGACCCACCTGCAGCACGCCCAGCCCGTCCTGCTGGCCCACCACCTGCAGGCCCATGCCTGGGCGCTGCTGCGCGACGTGGAGCGGCTGACCGACTGGGACCGCCGCGCAGCGGTTTCGCCCTACGGGTCCGGCGCCCTGGCCGGCTCCTCCCTGGGCCTGGACCCGGAGTCGGTGGCCCACGACCTGGGGATGCCGCGCGCGGTGGAGAACTCCATCGACGGCACCGCCTCCCGGGACTTCGCCGCCGAGTTCTCCTTCGTGATGGCGATGACGGCCGTGGATCTCTCGCGGCTCGCCGAGGAGGTCATCCTGTGGGCCACCGCCGAGTTCGGCTTCGTCACGCTCGACGACGCCTACTCGACGGGGTCCAGCATCATGCCGCAGAAGAAGAACCCGGACGTCGCCGAGCTGGCGCGGGGCAAGGCGGGGCGTCTCATCGGTGACCTGGCCGGGCTGATGGCGACCCTGAAGGGTCTGCCGCTGGCCTACAACCGCGACCTCCAGGAGGACAAGGAGCCCGTTTTCGACGCCGTGGACACCCTGGAGGTGCTGCTCCCGGCCGTCGCCGGGATGGTGGCCACGCTGACCTTCCACCCCGACCGGATGGAGGCCCTGGCGCCGCAGGGTTTCTCCCTCGCCACGGACATCGCCGAGTGGTTGGTCCGCGAGGGGGTGGCCTTCCGGGTGGCGCACGAGGTCGCGGGTGCCTGCGTCCGTCGGTGCGAGGAGCGCGGCATCGGCCTGGAGGAGATGAGCGACGAGGACCTCGCCGCCGTCAGCGAGCACCTGCACCCCGGTGTGCGGTCCGTGCTCACCGTACAGGGCTCCCTCGCCTCGCGCAGCGCCCTCAGCGGCACCGCACCCGTGCGGGTCACGGAGCAGCGGGCCCACCTGCTCAAGGAGCAGGCCAGGCTGCGGCACTGGGTCGAGGACCTGCCTGTCCTGCGCAGCTGA
- the argR gene encoding arginine repressor, protein MTRAARHQRIAELLERHAVGSQGHLLDLLSEDGITVTQATLSRDLVDLDAVKVRRGRQLVYAVPGQGGDATPRPAQDAGEVSARLARLCEELLVSARYVGNQVVLRTPPGAAQFLASAIDRSDATDILGTIAGDDTILVITTAPDGGEATAQRLLALADDHDPA, encoded by the coding sequence ATGACCCGTGCCGCGCGGCACCAGCGCATCGCGGAGCTCCTCGAGCGGCACGCCGTCGGCTCGCAGGGCCACCTGCTGGACCTGCTGTCCGAGGACGGCATCACCGTCACCCAGGCCACCCTCTCCCGGGACCTGGTGGACCTGGACGCCGTCAAGGTGCGCCGGGGACGCCAGCTGGTGTATGCCGTGCCGGGTCAGGGCGGGGACGCCACCCCCCGGCCCGCGCAGGACGCGGGGGAGGTGAGCGCCCGGCTGGCCCGGCTGTGCGAGGAGCTGCTCGTCAGCGCCCGCTACGTGGGCAACCAGGTGGTGCTCAGGACGCCTCCCGGTGCGGCCCAGTTCCTCGCCTCCGCGATCGACCGGAGCGACGCCACCGACATCCTGGGCACCATCGCCGGGGACGACACCATCCTGGTCATCACCACCGCCCCGGACGGGGGAGAGGCGACGGCGCAGCGTCTCCTGGCCCTGGCCGACGACCACGACCCGGCGTAG